One Lentibacillus cibarius DNA window includes the following coding sequences:
- a CDS encoding catalase gives MDDSSRYYKKTGKNEKDEQLEQYREANTGPGKDLTSDAGLKISNDRWSLRAGRRGPTLFQDFHFYKKQSHFNRERIPEKVVHARGDGVYGEFELYKSMRHVTKAHFLQEPGCKTPVFVRFSTFIGNKGSKDTAVDIRGFATKFYTQEGNYDMLALSFAVFSVMDAMKFPDFVHAVKPNPRTDVPQATIAHDNAWDYIANNQEIAHFIMWLMSSRGRPRSWRMMEAWPVNTFRFINEHGKSTFVRFVWKPVLGVHSLLLDEANIIGGVDPDFHRRDLYEAIERGAYPEYELGVQLIPEEDECKYDFDILDDTKLWPEEVVPVEIIGKMTLNRPVDNFFSEEEQSSFDPSTVVPGIDFTNDPVLQGRSFAYRDTDYHRLGTGNINDIPVNQPIVERNFNQRQSDVRHRIDVDSVHYHENSLANNTPSETPPEKGGYAHYPEEVAGYKTRERPSESFYDFFSQSRLFWNSMPPVEKQNIVETFNFHLGYVQSKSVRQQVVDMFANVDKEMATVIADNIDVNPPSGGNVPVSASSPALNMENTPHYAYTQKVAVLIGNGFDGREVCSVLDTLRHCGVFVDIISEKLGTITGADGAKLEANKIFTSTYPVLFDSLYVVGGRSEGEAKFEQNIMHFVNEAYRHYKPIGVATTGQCYIQASKDNNLAGVVFAANNPNFGDDFVSAIAQQRFWHRK, from the coding sequence ATGGATGATTCATCAAGATACTACAAGAAAACCGGGAAGAATGAGAAAGATGAGCAACTGGAACAATACCGGGAAGCCAACACAGGTCCGGGCAAGGATTTAACAAGTGATGCCGGGCTAAAAATTTCGAATGATAGGTGGTCATTACGGGCAGGTAGACGTGGCCCTACATTATTTCAGGACTTCCATTTTTATAAAAAACAGTCGCATTTTAATCGGGAACGAATTCCGGAAAAAGTGGTTCATGCCAGAGGTGATGGAGTGTATGGGGAATTTGAATTATACAAATCCATGCGCCATGTTACAAAAGCTCACTTTTTGCAAGAACCAGGCTGCAAGACACCTGTATTTGTCCGTTTTTCTACTTTTATTGGAAATAAAGGCTCCAAGGATACTGCCGTCGATATACGCGGATTTGCAACCAAGTTTTACACGCAAGAAGGCAATTATGATATGCTGGCGCTCTCGTTTGCCGTCTTTTCTGTTATGGATGCGATGAAATTCCCGGATTTTGTGCACGCGGTTAAACCGAATCCACGTACCGATGTTCCACAAGCCACTATTGCGCACGATAATGCCTGGGATTATATTGCCAACAATCAGGAAATCGCCCATTTTATTATGTGGCTAATGTCCAGCCGAGGTCGCCCGAGAAGCTGGCGAATGATGGAAGCTTGGCCGGTTAATACATTTCGGTTTATCAACGAACATGGGAAATCGACCTTCGTCCGGTTTGTTTGGAAACCTGTTCTTGGTGTCCATTCTTTATTGCTCGATGAGGCAAATATCATTGGAGGGGTCGATCCGGATTTTCATCGACGAGATTTATATGAGGCGATTGAACGTGGTGCTTATCCAGAATATGAGTTAGGTGTACAGTTAATTCCTGAAGAAGATGAATGTAAATATGATTTTGATATTTTAGATGATACAAAATTATGGCCGGAGGAAGTCGTTCCTGTTGAAATTATTGGTAAGATGACACTAAATCGACCGGTGGATAACTTCTTTTCAGAGGAAGAACAATCTTCATTCGATCCATCAACGGTTGTTCCGGGAATTGACTTTACCAATGATCCCGTCTTGCAGGGCAGATCGTTTGCCTACAGAGATACGGATTATCACCGATTAGGAACAGGTAATATTAATGATATACCAGTCAACCAACCAATCGTTGAAAGAAATTTTAACCAGCGACAAAGTGATGTGAGACATCGTATTGATGTTGATTCCGTTCACTATCATGAAAACTCTTTAGCTAATAATACACCGTCAGAGACACCTCCCGAAAAAGGTGGGTACGCACACTACCCCGAGGAAGTAGCGGGGTACAAAACGAGAGAACGCCCAAGCGAATCGTTTTATGATTTCTTTTCACAATCTAGACTTTTTTGGAACAGTATGCCACCTGTGGAAAAACAAAATATTGTGGAGACGTTCAACTTTCACCTAGGATATGTACAAAGTAAATCGGTCAGACAGCAAGTTGTTGATATGTTTGCGAATGTAGACAAGGAGATGGCAACGGTCATCGCGGACAACATTGACGTCAATCCACCAAGCGGGGGAAATGTTCCTGTATCTGCTAGTTCTCCAGCACTTAACATGGAGAATACGCCACATTATGCTTATACCCAGAAAGTTGCCGTGTTAATTGGTAATGGGTTTGATGGACGTGAAGTATGTAGTGTGCTTGATACGTTACGGCATTGCGGCGTTTTCGTCGATATTATCAGTGAAAAACTAGGTACAATCACAGGAGCAGATGGTGCGAAACTGGAAGCCAATAAGATATTTACTTCAACCTACCCAGTTCTGTTTGACTCGCTCTATGTTGTTGGAGGAAGAAGTGAAGGTGAAGCAAAATTTGAGCAAAACATCATGCATTTTGTAAATGAAGCATACAGACATTATAAACCGATTGGTGTGGCAACGACTGGACAATGTTATATCCAGGCGTCAAAAGATAATAATCTAGCTGGTGTCGTATTTGCAGCAAACAATCCTAATTTTGGCGATGACTTTGTTTCTGCCATCGCTCAACAACGTTTTTGGCACAGAAAATAA
- the ypeB gene encoding germination protein YpeB, protein MLRWILIGVLTIGVAGTAFWGYQEHQEKNAILIQAENNYQRAFHELSYHMDLLNDKIGTALAMNSKESLSPQMIEIWRLTSEAVSNVGQLPLTLMPFNKTEEFLSKIGDFTYRTAVRDLNNKPLNEKEESTLRSLYKQSGDLKDELRKVQNTVLDEDLRWMDVQLALATQDEQSDNTIVDGFKTVEKKVEGFAESNVDSALTGTSAEEHQYENLDGEKINKKEAVKKGKALLNVKNKNNLTVTNSGKGADLPIYSISYQNGNKSGYLDMSQKGGHPLTLLVNRGVSEQKISLNQGLEKAKQYLEQYNFDNMTLFQSNQFDNVGVYSFLYNQDGIRVYSDAIEVKVALDHGDLLGLTARNYFMNHKKRNIPNPELTSEEAKDKVNPNVNINEEHMAIIDNDVGDEVLVYEFLGVLGNETYRIFINAMDGTEEKVEKLDGTEINFASITKGRFMSSLFSV, encoded by the coding sequence ATGCTACGTTGGATATTGATAGGGGTTCTTACAATTGGTGTTGCAGGCACCGCATTTTGGGGCTATCAGGAGCACCAAGAGAAAAACGCTATTTTAATACAGGCGGAAAACAATTATCAGCGAGCTTTCCATGAATTGTCCTATCATATGGATCTGCTGAATGACAAAATAGGTACGGCACTGGCTATGAACTCCAAGGAAAGTCTTTCACCGCAGATGATTGAAATTTGGAGACTCACTTCAGAGGCAGTATCAAACGTCGGGCAGCTTCCCTTGACATTAATGCCGTTCAACAAAACAGAGGAGTTTCTTTCTAAAATAGGCGACTTCACATATCGAACAGCAGTCAGGGATTTAAACAACAAGCCGTTGAATGAAAAGGAAGAATCAACGCTGAGAAGTCTTTACAAACAATCCGGCGATTTGAAAGATGAATTGCGAAAGGTTCAAAACACTGTGTTAGATGAAGATCTTCGGTGGATGGATGTTCAATTAGCCCTTGCAACACAGGACGAACAATCGGATAACACCATTGTTGATGGTTTTAAAACGGTTGAAAAGAAAGTGGAAGGGTTTGCTGAGAGCAACGTTGATTCCGCACTTACTGGCACTTCCGCCGAAGAACATCAATATGAAAATTTAGATGGAGAAAAGATTAATAAAAAAGAAGCAGTCAAAAAGGGGAAAGCGCTATTGAATGTTAAAAATAAAAATAATTTAACAGTCACCAATAGCGGTAAAGGTGCCGATTTGCCAATATACAGTATTTCCTATCAAAATGGGAATAAAAGTGGTTACCTCGACATGTCGCAAAAAGGGGGACACCCGCTCACATTGTTAGTAAACCGAGGTGTTAGCGAACAAAAAATAAGTTTGAATCAAGGATTGGAAAAAGCAAAACAATATCTGGAACAATATAATTTTGATAATATGACGTTATTTCAAAGCAATCAGTTTGATAATGTAGGCGTTTACTCATTCCTTTACAACCAGGATGGTATACGAGTGTATTCTGATGCGATTGAAGTGAAGGTTGCCCTTGATCATGGTGATCTACTTGGTCTGACCGCTAGGAACTATTTTATGAACCATAAAAAACGTAATATACCTAATCCTGAGTTAACCTCTGAAGAAGCTAAGGATAAAGTGAACCCAAATGTAAACATCAACGAAGAACATATGGCGATCATTGACAATGATGTTGGTGACGAGGTACTGGTATACGAGTTTCTAGGTGTACTCGGAAATGAAACATATCGCATTTTCATCAATGCGATGGATGGTACAGAAGAAAAAGTGGAAAAACTTGATGGCACGGAAATTAACTTCGCGTCTATTACCAAGGGAAGATTCATGTCTTCCCTTTTTAGTGTATAA
- a CDS encoding RecQ family ATP-dependent DNA helicase, producing the protein MEVDKHKLKEQLREQFNLESFRPGQAEIIKDALSGNDVLGILPTGSGKSLCYQLPATFLGGMTIVVSPLISLMEDQVRQLKATGFKAVAALNSFMNVPEKKRVLRELNQFKLIYLSPELLQYDEIFQRLKQISIRLFVIDEAHCISQWGHEFRPDYLRLGTVLKSLGNPAVMALSATATPEVQDDIIKSLNRPAMKKHIYPMDRDNITFTVKEVNSDKEKQNILVSLLKRYRVPTLIYFSSKRKTEETAALLTEHVPSHRIAFYHGDMDQMDRITIQQQFMNDQLDVICCTSAFGMGINKHNIRLIVHFHFPLQIESYIQEIGRAGRDGKSSVSLLLYSPADKVIPNSIIENELPGQEALYSIAGKLKQLDALPPMEELLPMLELNEIQWRFLRYQMEENGMIRNNTIVYHQDHWKHTLSEISKFIDKRSSLKIRKLYEVTSWIQTDNCLRQKLYKGFQSTLKPPLFACCSNCGFSFTNWTPEQTKESQPVPSWELKLKNIFLPGDEYAETE; encoded by the coding sequence ATGGAAGTGGATAAACATAAGTTAAAAGAGCAGCTACGGGAACAATTTAATCTAGAATCATTCCGGCCAGGACAAGCCGAAATTATCAAAGATGCCCTTTCCGGAAATGATGTATTGGGAATACTTCCTACTGGATCCGGAAAATCATTATGCTACCAATTGCCCGCGACGTTTCTTGGGGGAATGACAATTGTGGTTTCACCACTAATTTCATTAATGGAAGACCAGGTCAGACAGCTAAAAGCGACAGGATTCAAAGCAGTGGCTGCCTTGAACAGTTTTATGAATGTACCGGAAAAAAAACGTGTGCTTCGGGAATTAAATCAATTCAAATTAATTTATTTATCACCGGAACTTTTGCAGTACGATGAGATTTTTCAGCGATTAAAACAGATTTCTATTCGGCTCTTCGTTATTGATGAGGCACATTGCATATCACAATGGGGGCATGAGTTTAGACCAGATTATTTGCGTCTTGGGACAGTTTTAAAATCATTGGGTAATCCCGCTGTCATGGCATTGAGTGCTACAGCGACACCGGAAGTTCAGGACGATATTATTAAATCGTTGAATAGACCTGCCATGAAAAAACATATATACCCGATGGACCGGGACAATATCACGTTTACGGTAAAGGAAGTAAATAGTGATAAAGAAAAACAGAACATCCTTGTCAGTTTATTAAAGCGATATCGTGTCCCAACGCTCATTTATTTTTCCAGCAAACGAAAAACAGAGGAGACTGCTGCACTCCTCACTGAACATGTCCCCTCGCATCGGATTGCATTTTACCATGGAGATATGGATCAAATGGACAGGATAACGATTCAGCAGCAATTTATGAATGACCAACTCGACGTTATTTGCTGCACAAGTGCATTCGGGATGGGGATCAATAAGCACAATATACGTTTGATTGTCCACTTTCACTTCCCACTGCAGATCGAGTCCTACATTCAGGAAATTGGCAGAGCAGGACGTGACGGTAAATCGAGTGTAAGTTTACTCTTATATAGCCCGGCTGATAAAGTAATTCCAAACTCCATCATCGAAAATGAATTGCCTGGGCAGGAAGCGTTGTACAGCATTGCCGGCAAGCTGAAACAATTGGATGCGCTGCCGCCAATGGAAGAGCTGTTGCCAATGTTGGAGTTAAATGAAATTCAATGGCGATTCTTACGCTACCAAATGGAAGAAAATGGTATGATCAGGAATAATACAATTGTTTATCATCAGGACCACTGGAAACACACATTATCGGAAATTAGTAAATTTATCGATAAACGCTCATCATTGAAAATCCGGAAATTATATGAAGTGACTAGCTGGATACAAACAGATAACTGTTTGCGCCAAAAGCTTTATAAAGGATTTCAAAGTACACTTAAACCACCATTATTCGCATGCTGCAGCAACTGCGGGTTTTCCTTTACAAATTGGACACCCGAACAGACGAAAGAAAGTCAACCAGTGCCATCATGGGAATTAAAATTAAAAAATATATTCTTACCCGGGGATGAATATGCAGAAACAGAGTGA
- a CDS encoding CPBP family intramembrane glutamic endopeptidase yields MQKQSELIKQLSDKELLIQLFFTQLLLLGTSIVLSLLFFDKMVMWIDLFRIDINEIIYYGILTGCVIVFADLLLMYVFPKKYYDDGGINERIFKNRSVAGIFLIALSVAISEELLFRGVIQTVFGYITASCLFALIHVRYFKKPVLFISVLIVSFYIGYIFVITENLAVTIMAHFTVDFILGMIIRFQKWGGVSD; encoded by the coding sequence ATGCAGAAACAGAGTGAACTAATCAAGCAACTATCCGATAAAGAATTACTTATTCAACTGTTTTTCACTCAATTGTTATTATTGGGTACAAGTATTGTACTGAGCCTTCTATTCTTTGATAAGATGGTAATGTGGATTGACTTATTTCGAATAGATATAAATGAAATTATTTATTATGGTATATTAACTGGATGCGTGATTGTTTTCGCTGATTTGCTTCTAATGTATGTGTTTCCAAAGAAATACTATGATGACGGTGGTATAAATGAAAGGATCTTTAAAAATCGCTCGGTGGCGGGGATTTTTTTGATTGCTTTGTCAGTGGCCATCAGTGAAGAACTGTTATTCCGCGGGGTGATCCAGACTGTATTCGGTTATATTACCGCAAGCTGTTTGTTTGCATTGATTCATGTTCGTTATTTTAAAAAACCCGTATTGTTCATTTCTGTCCTGATTGTGAGCTTTTATATCGGATATATATTTGTTATTACGGAAAACTTGGCTGTAACCATTATGGCACATTTCACTGTTGATTTTATTTTAGGAATGATTATTCGTTTTCAAAAGTGGGGTGGGGTTAGTGACTAA
- a CDS encoding asparaginase: MKHIALIHTGGTISMVENKQTGEVTTTDTHPLTDLTYYFTSLANVDEFIPFSLPSPHITPSHMLHLANKVKELSNDYDGFVITHGTDTLEETAYFLDLVLDLQKPVVITGAMRSTNEIGSDALYNLISSLRTATSDSAWDKGILVVMNDEIHTARSVTKTSTSNVATFQSPQNGPIGIITKETIIFHHTILERHTYPVNQITKNVFLLKAYAGMNKQILDTVKQAAPDGLVIEGLGEGNLPKDTITSLKQFINHDIPVILVSRCYQGVVQPTYGYEGGGRELKKLGIIFANSLTGPKARLKLLIALEQTVEMEKLRKMFERVF, encoded by the coding sequence TTGAAGCATATTGCACTTATACATACCGGAGGAACAATTTCAATGGTTGAAAACAAACAAACGGGTGAAGTGACTACGACAGATACACATCCGTTGACAGATTTGACTTACTACTTTACGTCTTTAGCGAATGTAGATGAATTTATCCCGTTTTCACTTCCCTCGCCACATATAACACCAAGTCATATGCTGCACTTGGCTAATAAAGTAAAGGAACTATCCAATGATTATGATGGCTTCGTAATCACACATGGAACCGATACACTTGAGGAAACGGCTTATTTTCTTGATTTGGTATTGGATTTACAAAAGCCCGTTGTCATAACAGGGGCAATGCGATCTACCAATGAAATAGGCTCTGACGCCTTATATAACCTAATCAGTTCACTTCGAACGGCAACAAGTGACAGCGCATGGGATAAAGGTATATTGGTTGTTATGAACGATGAAATACATACGGCGAGAAGTGTAACAAAAACGTCTACCAGTAATGTGGCAACGTTCCAGAGCCCGCAAAATGGTCCCATTGGTATTATTACGAAAGAAACAATCATCTTTCACCATACCATTCTCGAACGGCATACGTATCCGGTAAACCAAATTACAAAAAATGTATTTTTACTAAAGGCGTATGCGGGTATGAATAAGCAAATTCTTGATACGGTAAAACAGGCTGCACCGGATGGACTCGTAATTGAGGGGCTTGGTGAAGGAAATCTGCCAAAAGACACGATTACTTCATTAAAACAGTTTATTAATCACGACATCCCTGTAATACTGGTGTCAAGGTGCTACCAGGGAGTTGTCCAACCGACTTACGGGTATGAAGGGGGCGGAAGAGAGCTTAAGAAACTGGGTATCATTTTTGCGAATAGTTTAACTGGACCAAAAGCACGACTTAAGCTGCTGATTGCATTAGAACAAACAGTTGAAATGGAAAAATTAAGAAAAATGTTTGAACGGGTTTTCTGA
- a CDS encoding helix-turn-helix domain-containing protein yields the protein MLFDYIILTSCSRFQKGRSIAAIYHLLKGKRSIQTLQDARLYQLEHFFGVYPTLRKQDFDQRIHKLCTNNYLLLINKTAVSPSKAAYEWMNDQVEKLPIQYFNGSKFHRLAPVFFERLLLLIQTLTNSKMGNLNFIPVVDKPVVTGWVKQQFYQCRNDLDTFLSNLYDELHALLQQFSELEASVFTDSLTGYQQYGLSSFQISEDYGLDKLDVPLLKTAITHRMLTIIGQNQETCPLLAHIMKELPKESELSNSAEKTKNLLDNQYTAEEIATIRKLKLNTIYDHLVEIALYDVHFPLSQYVTPAEQAEIKKAVQSTLTYKLKDIKQEVNESISYFQIRLVLAVERLS from the coding sequence ATGCTTTTTGATTATATTATTTTAACAAGCTGCTCCCGATTTCAGAAGGGGAGAAGCATCGCTGCCATTTATCACTTGCTGAAAGGAAAGCGGTCCATTCAAACGCTGCAAGATGCTCGTCTTTATCAATTGGAACATTTTTTCGGTGTGTATCCGACCCTTCGGAAGCAAGACTTTGATCAACGCATACATAAGCTTTGCACGAATAATTATCTTCTGCTGATCAACAAAACGGCCGTATCGCCGTCTAAAGCTGCTTACGAATGGATGAACGACCAAGTGGAAAAGCTGCCGATTCAGTATTTCAATGGAAGTAAGTTCCATCGCTTAGCCCCTGTATTTTTCGAGCGTTTATTGCTACTTATTCAGACACTCACAAACAGTAAAATGGGCAATTTGAACTTTATCCCAGTTGTTGATAAACCAGTCGTAACCGGTTGGGTGAAACAACAATTTTATCAGTGCCGGAATGACTTAGATACGTTTCTCAGCAATCTGTATGATGAACTGCACGCGCTACTCCAGCAATTCTCTGAACTTGAGGCATCTGTTTTCACCGACAGTCTGACTGGTTATCAGCAGTACGGGCTAAGTAGTTTTCAAATCAGTGAAGATTATGGTCTAGATAAACTAGATGTTCCGCTATTAAAAACAGCCATCACTCACCGTATGTTGACCATCATTGGACAGAATCAGGAAACCTGCCCACTTCTGGCACATATCATGAAGGAGCTTCCGAAAGAATCGGAGTTATCTAACTCAGCGGAGAAAACAAAAAACTTACTGGACAACCAATACACGGCTGAAGAGATTGCAACAATCCGAAAGCTAAAATTGAATACCATTTATGATCATTTAGTTGAAATTGCCCTGTACGATGTCCATTTCCCCCTTAGTCAGTATGTAACGCCTGCCGAACAAGCGGAAATCAAAAAAGCCGTACAGAGCACATTGACGTATAAGCTAAAAGATATTAAACAAGAAGTAAACGAATCAATCAGTTATTTTCAAATCCGGCTCGTCTTGGCGGTGGAAAGACTTTCGTGA
- a CDS encoding genetic competence negative regulator, whose product MRMERVSNNQFTIFLTFDDLIDRGFTKEDLWYDVANVRNLFSDMMYEASTELGFELEGVLLVQVQLMQAQGMHVVVTQKKEQTEWDDDFVEMKVTLDESRELIFSFNEFEDIIQVASYLNALPITGGQIYHMDHRYYMLLQEEELLQKDREDVIAIMSEFASPSIITSHRLKEYGKVIMNSSAVIEIMNTFYA is encoded by the coding sequence ATGCGTATGGAGCGGGTATCCAACAACCAATTCACGATATTTCTTACGTTTGATGATTTGATCGACCGTGGTTTTACAAAAGAAGACTTGTGGTATGACGTTGCCAATGTTCGAAATTTATTCAGTGATATGATGTATGAAGCTAGTACAGAATTAGGATTTGAATTGGAGGGTGTATTACTGGTTCAGGTTCAGCTCATGCAGGCACAAGGGATGCATGTTGTTGTAACCCAAAAAAAGGAGCAGACAGAATGGGATGATGACTTTGTTGAAATGAAAGTAACACTGGACGAGAGCCGTGAATTAATCTTTTCATTCAATGAATTTGAAGATATCATTCAGGTAGCTTCCTATCTAAATGCATTACCGATAACAGGTGGGCAAATATATCATATGGATCATCGCTATTATATGTTATTGCAAGAAGAGGAACTGCTGCAAAAGGACAGGGAAGATGTGATAGCCATTATGTCGGAGTTTGCTTCCCCAAGCATCATTACCTCCCACAGGCTAAAAGAATACGGGAAAGTCATTATGAATTCGTCTGCTGTCATAGAAATAATGAATACGTTTTATGCGTAG
- a CDS encoding YpdA family putative bacillithiol disulfide reductase, whose protein sequence is MQKEHTIIVGGGPCGMACAIELQNRGAAPLIIEKENVVNTLYNFPTHQTFFSSSDKLEIGGIPFITERQKPVRNQALAYYRSIASRENLRVNAYEKVEGITKVQNGFHIKTVKKHGEEKEYAAKQVILATGYYDQPNKMNIPGESLPKVMHYFKEAHPYFNKNVVVIGGKNSAVDTTLELNKAGAHITVLYRGEEYSKSIKPWILPEFESLVRKGIVHMEFNANVEQITTDKVIYTTNEGTKEVENDFVFAMTGYKPDHHFLEQVGIIIDEQSGKPFFNTETMETNVDDIYVAGVVAAGYNNNEIFIENGRYHGGKIAKAITEKQVTGQK, encoded by the coding sequence ATGCAAAAAGAACATACCATTATCGTAGGCGGCGGCCCTTGTGGAATGGCCTGTGCTATCGAACTTCAGAACCGTGGCGCCGCCCCCTTAATCATCGAGAAAGAGAATGTGGTCAATACCCTTTATAACTTTCCAACCCATCAGACGTTTTTCAGTTCAAGTGATAAGCTAGAAATTGGCGGAATTCCTTTTATTACCGAGAGACAAAAACCTGTCCGCAATCAAGCGCTGGCGTACTATCGTTCTATTGCTAGCCGCGAAAACTTACGAGTAAACGCATATGAAAAGGTGGAAGGTATTACAAAAGTGCAAAACGGCTTTCACATTAAAACTGTGAAAAAACATGGTGAAGAAAAAGAATATGCTGCCAAACAGGTTATCCTTGCCACTGGTTATTATGATCAGCCGAACAAAATGAACATTCCAGGAGAGTCACTTCCAAAGGTCATGCATTATTTTAAGGAAGCACACCCGTACTTCAACAAAAATGTTGTTGTTATCGGAGGCAAAAATTCCGCTGTTGACACGACGCTGGAACTTAATAAAGCCGGAGCCCATATTACAGTGCTGTATCGTGGAGAAGAATATTCCAAAAGTATTAAGCCATGGATATTGCCGGAATTTGAGTCATTAGTCCGAAAAGGGATTGTTCACATGGAATTCAATGCAAATGTAGAGCAAATTACAACTGATAAAGTAATCTATACCACCAATGAGGGAACAAAAGAGGTGGAAAATGATTTTGTATTTGCTATGACCGGATATAAACCCGACCATCATTTTCTGGAACAAGTTGGTATTATCATCGATGAACAATCCGGAAAGCCGTTCTTTAACACTGAAACAATGGAGACAAATGTTGACGATATATACGTAGCGGGCGTTGTAGCAGCAGGGTATAACAATAACGAAATTTTTATTGAAAACGGACGCTATCATGGCGGGAAGATTGCTAAAGCAATTACGGAAAAACAGGTAACCGGTCAAAAATAA
- the sleB gene encoding spore cortex-lytic enzyme: protein MTYKKICLFMMICLLAIGLQPSLSPKQVGAFSSQVIQHGTTGEDVIELQARLQYNGFYKGDIDGVFGWGTYWALRNFQEEFGLDVDGLAGSKTKQKLVDATEYDKGYVKEQIKKGKKFTHYGGVDKTKQSKSNQDTGGNEDVNVEPTAANVPQGYSKNDIQLMSNAVHGESRGEPYVGQVAVAAVILNRVESPTFPNTVSGVIFEPRAFTAVADGQIWLKPNETSRKAVLDAINGWDPSGNALYYFNPDTATSDWIWSRPQIKKIGKHIYAK from the coding sequence ATGACTTATAAAAAGATATGCTTGTTTATGATGATATGTTTACTTGCAATAGGTTTGCAGCCGTCCCTTTCTCCAAAACAGGTAGGTGCTTTCTCATCCCAAGTTATACAGCACGGAACAACCGGCGAAGATGTGATTGAATTGCAAGCACGATTGCAGTATAACGGTTTTTATAAAGGGGATATTGATGGTGTTTTCGGATGGGGAACCTATTGGGCACTACGGAACTTTCAAGAAGAATTCGGCCTCGACGTTGATGGACTCGCGGGATCTAAAACGAAGCAGAAACTGGTTGATGCCACCGAATATGATAAAGGCTATGTTAAAGAGCAAATCAAAAAAGGGAAAAAATTTACGCATTACGGTGGTGTAGATAAAACTAAACAGTCAAAATCAAATCAGGATACTGGCGGTAATGAGGATGTTAATGTAGAACCTACCGCTGCAAACGTGCCTCAGGGATATTCCAAAAATGATATTCAATTGATGTCGAATGCAGTCCATGGTGAATCTAGAGGGGAACCCTACGTAGGTCAAGTGGCTGTTGCCGCTGTTATTTTAAATCGTGTTGAGAGTCCCACGTTTCCCAATACTGTTTCTGGAGTGATCTTTGAGCCAAGGGCATTTACTGCAGTGGCTGATGGACAAATTTGGCTCAAGCCAAACGAGACATCACGCAAGGCAGTACTTGATGCCATTAACGGATGGGATCCATCAGGCAATGCTTTGTATTATTTTAACCCGGATACAGCAACTTCGGACTGGATTTGGTCCAGACCACAAATAAAAAAAATCGGGAAACATATCTACGCCAAATAG
- a CDS encoding ferredoxin, which yields MPRFTIVDQETCIACGACGVTAPELYDYNDEALAFHILDDNQGTAKIPENLEDDALDAYEGCPTDSIKIADCPFDGDPLKFEDE from the coding sequence ATGCCTAGATTTACAATCGTCGATCAAGAAACATGTATAGCGTGCGGGGCATGTGGGGTTACTGCACCTGAGTTGTATGATTATAACGACGAGGCACTTGCCTTTCATATTCTTGATGATAATCAGGGGACGGCCAAAATTCCCGAGAACTTGGAAGATGATGCACTGGATGCATACGAAGGGTGTCCGACAGACTCGATAAAGATTGCTGATTGTCCATTTGATGGCGATCCACTAAAGTTTGAGGATGAATGA